The proteins below come from a single Thunnus thynnus chromosome 10, fThuThy2.1, whole genome shotgun sequence genomic window:
- the LOC137190568 gene encoding uncharacterized protein isoform X2 — protein sequence MTVTVVKDKKVNVVTVAADSRSMWPTLCQILKILCYRRRCCSVYKARLQTSVTAALGTIQIMVGLFSTGLGPGRISTGPEDFASRGGVYWLSGVFIAVGIMTILAGQYPNLCLMGFTVFMNIIGLIFAIVHIVLYGRDLANSSVLNLCDRSWYNAGNDNDACRRVAFYAQDLLTGIDITSIVLGVLQLCVNISFVVLGIKALVNRKKEEGDEDVEVLQPEFKEVLMTSPGA from the exons ATGACTGTTACTGTCGTCAAAGACAAGAAAGTGAATGTGGTCACTGTAGCGGCGGACAGTAGGAGCATGTGGCCAACGCTCTGTCAAATCTTGAAGATTCTTTGCTACAGACGCAGGTGCTGCTCGGTGTACAAGGCACGGCTGCAGACGAGTGTTACAGCCGCTCTTGGG ACTATACAGATCATGGTGGGCCTGTTCAGCACTGGACTTGGACCAGGACGAATAAGCACAGGTCCTGAGGATTTTGCCAGTCGGGGAGGTGTTTACTGGCTGAGTGGAGTG TTCATCGCAGTTGGAATCATGACGATTTTAGCTGGCCAGTACCCCAATCTTTGCTTG ATGGGCTTCACCGTGTTTATGAACATCATCGGATTGATCTTTGCCATTGTTCACATTGTGCTGTACGGAAGAGACCTGGCAAATTCCTCTGTACTCAATTTATGTGACCGCTCCTGGTACAATGCTGGTAATGACAATGACGCCTGCAGAAGAGTGGCGTTCTATGCCCAA GATTTGTTGACAGGCATCGACATTACGTCAATTGTTCTGGGTGTTCTCCAGCTGTGTGTCAACATTAGCTTTGTTGTTCTGGGCATCAAGGCTTTGGTCAATAGGAAGAAGGAAGAG GGTGATGAAGATGTTGAGGTTCTCCAGCCTGAGTTTAAGGAAGTCCTCATGACAAGTCCTGGTGCTTAA
- the LOC137190568 gene encoding uncharacterized protein isoform X1 — translation MTVTVVKDKKVNVVTVAADSRSMWPTLCQILKILCYRRRCCSVYKARLQTSVTAALGTIQIMVGLFSTGLGPGRISTGPEDFASRGGVYWLSGVFIAVGIMTILAGQYPNLCLMGFTVFMNIIGLIFAIVHIVLYGRDLANSSVLNLCDRSWYNAGNDNDACRRVAFYAQDLLTGIDITSIVLGVLQLCVNISFVVLGIKALVNRKKEEQGDEDVEVLQPEFKEVLMTSPGA, via the exons ATGACTGTTACTGTCGTCAAAGACAAGAAAGTGAATGTGGTCACTGTAGCGGCGGACAGTAGGAGCATGTGGCCAACGCTCTGTCAAATCTTGAAGATTCTTTGCTACAGACGCAGGTGCTGCTCGGTGTACAAGGCACGGCTGCAGACGAGTGTTACAGCCGCTCTTGGG ACTATACAGATCATGGTGGGCCTGTTCAGCACTGGACTTGGACCAGGACGAATAAGCACAGGTCCTGAGGATTTTGCCAGTCGGGGAGGTGTTTACTGGCTGAGTGGAGTG TTCATCGCAGTTGGAATCATGACGATTTTAGCTGGCCAGTACCCCAATCTTTGCTTG ATGGGCTTCACCGTGTTTATGAACATCATCGGATTGATCTTTGCCATTGTTCACATTGTGCTGTACGGAAGAGACCTGGCAAATTCCTCTGTACTCAATTTATGTGACCGCTCCTGGTACAATGCTGGTAATGACAATGACGCCTGCAGAAGAGTGGCGTTCTATGCCCAA GATTTGTTGACAGGCATCGACATTACGTCAATTGTTCTGGGTGTTCTCCAGCTGTGTGTCAACATTAGCTTTGTTGTTCTGGGCATCAAGGCTTTGGTCAATAGGAAGAAGGAAGAG CAGGGTGATGAAGATGTTGAGGTTCTCCAGCCTGAGTTTAAGGAAGTCCTCATGACAAGTCCTGGTGCTTAA